A genomic stretch from Thermodesulfobacteriota bacterium includes:
- a CDS encoding pyridoxal phosphate-dependent aminotransferase, whose protein sequence is MPAAQEIREAILRGSWIRRMFEEGAALKAARGADNIFDFTLGNPYGGPPPAVAEELARLAASPPPGLHMYMPNAGFPQVREAVARDLSRQTGLPFAGETVAMTVGAAGAMAAALRALLSPGDEVAILRPYFVEYLFYVRNAGGVPVEVETDARFQLDLRAIEAALTPRTRAIIVNTPNNPTGAVYPGKDLAALDGILEAAGRRFGTTIYAISDEPYRKIVFRDAAFAPPAVHLRNALICYSYSKDLNLPGERIGYLAVSPRAADAAEVAEACVFCNRILGFVNAPALFQLLVERFQEQPADVSVYQENRDILLEAFARNGIECVPPGGAFYLFPKTPAGAEMEFVHGAKEEGILIVPGSGFGREGHVRVAICVSTDTVRRSLPAWDRLGAWFRGKGGRP, encoded by the coding sequence ATGCCCGCTGCGCAGGAGATCCGGGAGGCGATCCTTCGGGGGTCGTGGATCCGTAGGATGTTCGAGGAGGGGGCCGCGCTGAAAGCGGCCCGCGGCGCCGACAACATCTTCGATTTCACTCTCGGCAACCCGTACGGGGGGCCGCCCCCCGCCGTGGCGGAGGAGCTGGCGCGCCTGGCCGCTTCCCCGCCTCCCGGCCTTCACATGTACATGCCGAACGCCGGCTTCCCGCAAGTCCGCGAGGCCGTGGCCCGCGACCTGTCGCGGCAAACGGGGCTCCCGTTCGCCGGGGAGACGGTGGCGATGACCGTGGGCGCCGCCGGTGCGATGGCCGCGGCGCTCCGCGCGCTGCTCTCCCCCGGCGACGAGGTGGCGATCCTCCGCCCCTATTTCGTGGAGTACCTCTTCTACGTGCGCAACGCGGGCGGCGTCCCCGTCGAGGTGGAGACCGACGCGCGGTTCCAGCTCGACCTCCGCGCGATCGAAGCGGCGCTGACCCCCAGGACCCGGGCGATCATCGTCAATACGCCCAACAACCCGACCGGCGCGGTCTATCCGGGAAAGGATCTCGCGGCGCTCGACGGGATCCTGGAGGCCGCGGGACGCCGGTTCGGGACGACGATCTACGCGATCTCGGACGAGCCGTACCGGAAGATCGTCTTCCGGGACGCGGCGTTCGCGCCGCCGGCCGTCCACCTGCGGAACGCCCTGATCTGCTATTCGTACTCCAAGGATCTGAACCTGCCGGGCGAGCGGATCGGCTACCTCGCCGTTTCGCCCCGCGCGGCGGACGCCGCGGAGGTCGCCGAAGCGTGCGTCTTCTGCAACCGCATCCTCGGCTTCGTGAACGCGCCGGCCCTCTTCCAGCTTCTCGTGGAGAGGTTCCAGGAGCAGCCCGCCGACGTCTCGGTGTACCAGGAGAACCGGGACATCCTGCTCGAGGCGTTCGCCCGGAACGGGATCGAATGCGTCCCGCCCGGCGGAGCCTTCTATCTCTTCCCGAAGACCCCGGCAGGGGCCGAGATGGAATTCGTGCACGGCGCGAAGGAGGAAGGGATCCTCATCGTCCCCGGAAGCGGGTTCGGGCGGGAAGGGCATGTCCGGGTCGCCATCTGCGTCTCCACCGACACGGTGCGGCGGTCGCTCCCCGCTTGGGACCGGCTGGGAGCGTGGTTCCGCGGAAAGGGAGGCAGGCCGTGA
- a CDS encoding GNAT family N-acetyltransferase, producing MTGLLRLAEVPREAWDDLHSRLAPPSPFLSPRFLLPWHRAFGKDCDARAFAWPHPGAPIEGLLFLCRLRGGGWSFLGGEQVADYLDALVAPGREEAFWRDFLAKGLPGLGGGPLLFPGLIEGSPTLSHLPRLCGEAGLSCRVEEMDRAPYVPLSGTFDEYLSRLGSKERHELRRKMRRAGEILPGISFRVTRDPAELERDIASFVALHRKSQPDKEKFMDERMAAFFREIAEGFLSAGALRLAFLSSGEEDIASVFQFRTDGAVLLYNSGYDPARREAHPGLVLLARCIEHATSEGAREYDFLRGTERYKYDLGGIDRIVYRVTVSA from the coding sequence ATGACCGGCCTCCTTCGCCTCGCGGAGGTCCCGCGGGAGGCGTGGGACGACCTTCACTCGCGGCTCGCGCCTCCGTCCCCGTTCCTGTCCCCGAGATTCCTGCTCCCCTGGCACCGCGCCTTCGGAAAGGATTGCGACGCCCGCGCGTTCGCCTGGCCGCATCCGGGCGCCCCGATCGAGGGGTTGCTCTTCCTTTGCCGCCTGCGCGGCGGAGGGTGGTCCTTCCTCGGCGGCGAGCAGGTGGCGGACTACCTCGACGCGCTGGTCGCTCCCGGGAGGGAGGAGGCGTTCTGGCGCGATTTCCTGGCGAAGGGGCTTCCGGGGCTGGGAGGCGGCCCGCTGCTCTTTCCCGGCCTGATCGAGGGGAGCCCGACCCTTTCGCACCTCCCGCGGTTGTGCGGGGAGGCGGGACTGTCCTGCCGGGTGGAGGAGATGGACCGCGCGCCGTACGTCCCGCTTTCCGGCACATTCGATGAATATCTTTCCCGGCTCGGTTCGAAGGAGCGGCACGAGCTCCGGAGGAAGATGCGTCGAGCCGGGGAGATCCTCCCGGGGATCTCCTTCCGCGTGACCCGCGACCCCGCGGAGCTGGAGCGCGATATCGCCTCCTTCGTCGCCCTCCACCGGAAAAGCCAGCCCGACAAGGAGAAGTTCATGGACGAGCGGATGGCGGCTTTCTTCCGGGAGATCGCGGAGGGGTTCCTTTCCGCCGGCGCGCTGCGGCTGGCCTTCCTCTCGAGCGGGGAGGAGGACATCGCCTCCGTGTTCCAGTTCCGGACCGACGGCGCGGTGCTGCTCTACAATTCCGGATACGACCCGGCCCGGCGGGAGGCCCACCCGGGGCTGGTGCTCCTCGCCCGGTGCATCGAGCACGCGACGTCGGAAGGGGCCCGGGAATACGATTTCCTGCGCGGCACGGAGCGCTACAAATACGACCTTGGAGGGATCGACCGGATCGTGTACCGCGTCACGGTGTCCGCTTGA
- the hisC gene encoding histidinol-phosphate transaminase, which yields MTVPFRRNIARMEGYAPGEQPQEPGFIKLNTNENPYPPSPKVREAILAEADARLRLYPDPDATLLRRQASLTYGFDMRQIIAGNGSDDLLAMIAKAFIGEKDALACPSPTYTLYDTLVRIQGGKVLRVPYPADYSLPRTLAAKKARVTVVASPNSPSGTSVPRDVLASLAGAVPGVLVIDEAYADFADETALPLARERDNVIVLRTFSKSFSLAGMRIGLGFAHPRIVEGLNKVKDSYNLSRVAIAAGAAALADIGWMERNAAKIRATRESLLRALPSVGYEPYPSRSNFVLARRIRGGPARPAYEALKKRKILVRYFDTPRLADCLRITVGTDEEISALLEAMKRLR from the coding sequence GTGACCGTCCCGTTCCGCCGGAACATCGCGCGCATGGAGGGATACGCCCCCGGAGAGCAGCCGCAGGAGCCGGGGTTCATCAAGCTGAACACGAACGAGAACCCGTATCCGCCCTCGCCGAAGGTCCGGGAGGCGATCCTCGCCGAGGCGGACGCCCGCCTGCGGCTCTATCCCGATCCCGACGCGACGCTGCTGCGGAGGCAGGCCTCCCTGACGTACGGGTTCGACATGCGGCAGATCATCGCCGGAAACGGATCGGACGACCTGCTGGCGATGATCGCGAAGGCGTTCATCGGCGAGAAGGACGCCCTCGCCTGCCCGTCGCCCACCTACACGCTCTACGACACCCTGGTGCGGATCCAGGGCGGGAAGGTCCTCCGCGTGCCGTATCCGGCCGACTACTCCCTGCCGCGGACGCTGGCCGCGAAGAAGGCGCGCGTGACCGTGGTGGCCAGCCCGAACTCCCCTTCCGGGACCTCCGTCCCCCGCGACGTCCTGGCCTCGCTGGCCGGCGCCGTCCCCGGCGTCCTCGTCATCGACGAGGCGTACGCCGACTTCGCCGACGAGACCGCCCTGCCGCTCGCGCGGGAGCGCGACAACGTGATCGTTCTGCGGACATTCTCGAAGTCGTTCTCCCTGGCGGGGATGCGGATCGGCCTGGGATTCGCCCACCCGCGGATCGTCGAGGGGCTGAACAAGGTCAAGGACTCGTACAACCTGAGCCGGGTCGCGATCGCGGCGGGGGCGGCGGCGCTCGCGGACATCGGGTGGATGGAGCGAAACGCGGCGAAGATCCGCGCGACCCGCGAATCCCTTCTCCGGGCCCTGCCGTCGGTGGGATACGAGCCGTACCCGTCCCGGAGCAACTTCGTCCTCGCGCGGAGGATCCGCGGCGGCCCGGCCCGGCCAGCCTACGAGGCGTTGAAGAAGCGGAAGATCCTCGTGCGGTATTTCGACACCCCGCGCCTGGCGGACTGCCTCCGCATCACCGTCGGGACCGATGAAGAGATCTCGGCGCTCCTCGAAGCGATGAAGCGGCTGCGGTAA